In Emys orbicularis isolate rEmyOrb1 chromosome 12, rEmyOrb1.hap1, whole genome shotgun sequence, one genomic interval encodes:
- the LOC135886174 gene encoding olfactory receptor 5V1-like, whose protein sequence is MENQTTPTEFILLGFSKLPGLRFLLLGIISIIYIFTLLGNMLTLLLSLVEPCLRTPMYLFLGNLSLLDIFQTTTTIPQMLQHLLSGSSSLSYTSCMAQLYFFLLFVGAEGILLATMAYDRYVAICNPLRYTVLMSSKLCSTLVAASWLTGSLNAAVHTVLTIHLSFCGVNRLSYFYCDIPPLLALSCGDVSLNVTMTVVSSLFLGWGPSLCIILSYVHIVFRILKMQSSQGRRKAFSTCASHLTVVLLYYGSCIFTYIRPISSYSLDKDRLISLLYSLVTPMLNPIIYTLRNKDVKGAMKKGFGRKMFFLRESTLPASTPNAGKGVGCSELDHMGTGSQDSAHILSPS, encoded by the coding sequence ATGGAGAATCAAACCACACCAACTGAATTCATCCTCTTGGGATTTTCCAAACTCCCGGGCTTGCGTTTCCTTCTCTTGGGCATCATCTCCATCATCTACATTTTTACCCTGCTGGGAAACATGCTCACCCTCCTCCTTTCCTTGGTGGAGCCGTGTCTCCGAACGCCCATGTACCTCTTCCTGGGGAATCTCTCCCTCCTAGACATATTccagaccaccaccaccatcccccaGATGCTGCAGCACCTTctttcaggcagcagcagcctctccTACACAAGCTGCATGGCACAGCTCTACTTCTTCCTCTTATTTGTGGGGGCAGAAGGCATTCTCTTGGCCACCATGGCATATGACCGCTATGTGGCCATATGCAACCCACTGCGCTACACAGTGCTCATGAGTAGCAAGCTTTGTTCCACATTAGTGGCTGCCTCTTGGCTCACTGGCTCTCTCAATGCAGCTGTTCACACAGTCCTCACAATCCACCTGTCCTTCTGCGGTGTCAACAGACTCAGCTACTTCTACTGTGACATCCCACCCCTGCTGGCTCTGTCCTGCGGAGATGTCTCCCTCAATGTCACCATGACAGTGGTCTCCAGCCTCTTCTTGGGCTGGGGTCCTTCCTTGTGCATCATCCTTTCATACGTGCACATTGTGTTCAGGATACTGAAGATGCAATCGTcccaggggaggagaaaggccttCTCTACCTGTGCATCGCACCTCACGGTAGTTCTCCTTTACTATGGCAGCTGCATCTTCACCTACATCAGACCTATCTCCAGCTACTCTCTGGACAAGGACAGGCTGATCTCCCTGCTGTACAGCCTCGTCACTCCTATGTTAAATCCAATCATCTACACACTGAGGAACAAGGATGTGAAGGGGGCTATGAAAAAGGGCTTTGGtaggaaaatgttttttctaaGGGAGTCAACATTACCGGCATCTACCCCCAatgctgggaagggagtgggatgtAGTGAATTAGACCATATGGGAACTGGTAGTCAAGACTCAGCCCACATTCTGTCCCCTTCCTGA